The Malus sylvestris chromosome 12, drMalSylv7.2, whole genome shotgun sequence genome contains a region encoding:
- the LOC126593668 gene encoding NAC domain-containing protein 87-like, protein MDPSMEAQTETGMVVNRGISNELKGLPPGFRFHPTDEEIITSYLIKKVINSRFEAAAIGEADLNKSEPWDLSKKAKMGEKEWYFFCQRDRKYPTGMRTNRATESGYWKATGKDKEIFNKIKKQQQQGGKGAGGGCLVGMKKTLVFYRGRAPKGEKTNWVMHEYRLDGKIPPYNNLSKAAKDEWVVCRVFHKNMGLKKTLSPTRMNSFGNIGDHDLLDCSSLPPLMDPTLDTSNIMTNKHSSGYGDNDFKPDPIITVAPPSDHHGISTNSYLNYLSLGGGGSVQALKQSFNFQLHPTSNDNSHQASSLSNPSNMLYPPPLYHYHQHHQFQNPSSFSNFQPNQMMSNSDYFQQGMMRGAQGQGSVFRTSTSTSSDHDDDDQAIPRAIAKDNNKNKMKNNIETSSSGLGGGGLDRQCKVEQFSTNQSMFSLSQDTGLSTDMNTNEISSSFVSKQELGSTNNSSYDQDPSVVPLSDIEDLWDF, encoded by the exons ATGGATCCGTCGATGGAAGCACAAACAGAAACAGGCATGGTGGTGAATAGAGGAATATCAAACGAGCTCAAGGGGTTGCCTCCGGGTTTTCGGTTTCATCCCACGGATGAAGAAATTATAACTAGCTATCTCATAAAGAAGGTCATCAACAGCCGCTTCGAAGCTGCTGCAATTGGCGAAGCTGATTTGAACAAGTCCGAACCTTGGGATTTGTCTA AAAAGGCAAAGATGGGAGAGAAGGAGTGGTACTTCTTCTGCCAGAGAGACAGGAAGTATCCGACGGGGATGAGGACGAATCGAGCGACGGAATCAGGGTACTGGAAGGCCACAGGAAAAGATAAAGAGATATTCAATAAGATTaaaaagcagcagcagcagggtGGGAAAGGTGCAGGAGGAGGATGCCTGGTTGGGATGAAGAAGACTCTTGTGTTCTACAGAGGGAGAGCCCCCAAAGGAGAGAAGACCAACTGGGTCATGCATGAATACAGGCTTGATGGCAAAATCCCACCCTACAATAACCTCTCCAAGGCTGCAAAG GACGAATGGGTTGTGTGCAGGGTTTTCCACAAGAACATGGGGCTCAAAAAAACCCTTAGCCCGACTAGGATGAACTCTTTTGGGAATATTGGGGATCATGATCTCCTGGATTGTTCTTCCCTCCCACCTCTTATGGATCCTACTCTTGATACTTCCAACATCATGACCAACAAACATTCTTCAGGCTATGGAGACAATGACTTCAAGCCCGATCCCATTATCACAGTGGCACCACCATCGGATCATCATGGAATCAGCACTAACAGTTACCTCAACTACCTTTCATTGGGGGGAGGCGGCAGCGTTCAAGCCCTCAAGCAGAGTTTCAACTTTCAGCTGCATCCTACCAGTAACGACAACAGTCACCAAGCCAGTAGTCTCAGTAACCCTTCCAATATGTTATATCCTCCACCTCTTTATCATTATCATCAGCATCACCAGTTTCAAAATCCTTCTAGTTTCTCTAATTTCCAGCCAAATCAGATGATGAGCAATTCTGATTATTTTCAACAAGGGATGATGAGAGGTGCACAAGGGCAAGGGTCCGTGTTTCGAACAAGTACTAGTACTAGTAGTGACCATGATGACGATGATCAGGCCATTCCAAGAGCAATAGCTaaagacaacaacaaaaacaagatGAAGAATAATATTGAAACATCATCATCTGGCTTAGGAGGAGGAGGCTTAGACAGGCAGTGCAAGGTCGAGCAGTTTTCGACCAACCAGTCTATGTTTAGCCTCTCCCAAGACACCGGATTGAGCACGGATATGAACACTAACGAAATATCATCATCATTTGTTTCAAAGCAAGAATTGGGCAGCACCAACAACTCATCTTATGACCAGGATCCATCTGTTGTTCCCCTTTCCGATATTGAAGACTTGTGGGACTTTTGA